One genomic region from Bacillus sp. SLBN-46 encodes:
- a CDS encoding molecular chaperone TorD family protein, whose translation MANMAASVHMELLQPLLKSRKNFYQLLHLLFQMPTCGNEYFEIRNKVNLQELEEIHEGGKILNDFFQHLSNEYLENEREEYQRLFLGPGPLPAPPWESYHRSKEQLLFEEWTYQVREQYHQFGLKNVRENNEPDDHLLIELEFMINLIDLCLLETQPDRFIELISSQHQFLEKHLTVWIPYFCKRVIQTTNSQLFLGAAMLLDDFINDDLTTLYEIKEVLADV comes from the coding sequence ATGGCTAACATGGCCGCATCAGTACATATGGAGTTGTTACAGCCTCTATTAAAGTCTAGGAAGAATTTTTATCAACTGCTTCATTTATTATTTCAAATGCCAACTTGCGGTAATGAATATTTTGAGATTCGAAATAAAGTTAATTTACAAGAATTAGAAGAAATTCATGAGGGTGGTAAAATATTAAATGATTTTTTTCAACATCTATCCAACGAGTACCTAGAGAATGAGCGAGAAGAATATCAACGCCTTTTCCTTGGGCCGGGACCATTACCTGCGCCACCATGGGAGTCATATCACCGGAGTAAAGAGCAACTCCTATTTGAGGAATGGACTTATCAAGTTAGAGAACAATATCATCAATTTGGGCTCAAAAATGTGAGAGAAAATAATGAGCCAGATGATCATTTATTAATAGAGTTGGAGTTTATGATTAATCTTATTGATTTATGCTTGCTGGAAACTCAGCCTGATCGATTTATTGAATTAATTTCTAGTCAACACCAGTTTCTTGAAAAACATTTAACAGTGTGGATTCCATACTTTTGTAAACGAGTAATTCAAACTACCAATAGTCAATTATTTTTAGGAGCAGCCATGCTTCTTGATGATTTTATCAATGATGACTTAACAACCTTATATGAGATTAAGGAGGTATTAGCCGATGTCTGA
- a CDS encoding DeoR/GlpR family DNA-binding transcription regulator → MLTPERHRIILQLLKEKSIVKIQEVMDLTKSSESTIRRDFSLLEEQRFLKRIHGGASRLQGKLQEPSMIEKSSKNLQEKRQIAKYAAGLVEEGDTIYLDAGTTVMEMIEFLPNKNIVVVTNGLMHLSPLLNKGISTYLIGGLIKPNTNAFIGRGALASLDLYRFDKCFMGINGIHPQLGFTTPDQEEAMVKQKAISLSREAYILADNTKFAEISFAKIADIHEAAIITNDLEDETQEQYRNKTSIKVVTA, encoded by the coding sequence GTGTTAACACCAGAACGGCATCGAATTATTCTTCAATTATTAAAAGAAAAAAGCATTGTTAAAATTCAAGAGGTAATGGACCTGACAAAGTCCTCCGAATCAACAATCCGAAGAGATTTTTCTCTGCTAGAAGAACAACGGTTCCTAAAGAGAATCCATGGAGGAGCGTCAAGATTACAAGGCAAGCTTCAAGAGCCAAGCATGATTGAGAAATCTTCCAAAAACCTTCAAGAAAAACGACAGATTGCAAAATATGCAGCTGGGTTAGTCGAAGAAGGGGACACTATTTATTTGGATGCAGGAACAACAGTAATGGAAATGATTGAATTTTTACCTAATAAAAATATTGTCGTTGTAACAAACGGACTAATGCACTTATCACCGTTACTTAATAAAGGGATCTCTACTTACTTGATTGGTGGACTAATAAAGCCGAATACCAATGCTTTCATTGGAAGAGGTGCTTTAGCGAGTCTCGATCTCTATCGTTTTGATAAATGCTTTATGGGGATAAATGGTATTCACCCACAGCTTGGCTTTACCACTCCTGACCAAGAAGAGGCAATGGTTAAGCAAAAGGCAATATCACTTTCAAGAGAGGCCTATATATTAGCAGATAATACAAAGTTCGCTGAAATATCGTTTGCAAAAATTGCTGATATACATGAAGCAGCCATTATTACCAATGATTTAGAAGATGAAACTCAGGAGCAATATCGAAATAAAACATCAATAAAGGTAGTGACAGCATGA
- a CDS encoding nucleoside hydrolase: protein MAYNVLLFADPGVDDSFAIMYALLNPKINLVGVVSGYGNTPKEQSIRNTAYLLSLAGRGDIPIIGGAAGPLSGELVQYYPEIHGKEGLGPIKPPDTLKNVKVFDFNKILEIVNQYKGNLIIVSVGRLTELSLMFILYGDNVLKDVSAFYIMGGAFLVPGNITSEAEANFFVDPIAAYTVMEKAHNIYLHPLNITNKAIITPEIINYLSENSPTPFKPLIKPAFDYYFNAYQTNVPGIKGAPLHDVVPLMALTNPELVKYIPRRVRVEQFGNAKGKSIADFRPKPDKEPIESLDYIGMEADIQKFAQNFTDTFLRGEFQKE, encoded by the coding sequence ATGGCTTATAATGTGCTTTTGTTTGCAGATCCCGGAGTAGATGATTCATTTGCAATAATGTACGCCTTACTTAATCCGAAAATTAATTTAGTTGGTGTGGTAAGCGGATATGGCAATACACCAAAGGAGCAGTCAATCAGAAATACCGCTTATCTTCTAAGCCTAGCTGGAAGAGGAGATATCCCCATTATTGGCGGAGCGGCAGGTCCGTTATCAGGAGAACTCGTGCAATACTATCCAGAAATACATGGGAAGGAAGGATTAGGCCCCATTAAACCTCCTGATACGTTAAAAAATGTAAAGGTTTTTGACTTTAACAAGATTCTTGAAATTGTTAATCAATATAAAGGAAATCTTATTATTGTTTCTGTTGGTAGATTAACTGAATTGTCTTTGATGTTTATTCTCTATGGAGATAATGTTTTAAAAGATGTCTCTGCATTTTATATAATGGGTGGGGCATTTTTGGTGCCAGGAAATATCACTTCAGAAGCGGAAGCTAATTTTTTTGTGGACCCAATCGCGGCGTATACAGTCATGGAAAAAGCGCATAATATATACCTGCATCCATTGAATATCACGAATAAAGCAATTATTACACCTGAAATCATAAATTACCTCTCAGAGAATAGTCCTACTCCTTTTAAACCACTAATTAAACCAGCCTTTGATTATTATTTTAATGCTTATCAAACAAATGTCCCTGGAATAAAAGGCGCCCCCCTTCATGATGTGGTCCCCCTTATGGCCTTGACTAATCCTGAACTAGTAAAGTATATCCCAAGGCGTGTAAGAGTAGAGCAGTTTGGTAATGCAAAAGGAAAAAGTATTGCAGATTTCCGCCCAAAACCTGACAAAGAACCAATTGAAAGTTTAGACTACATTGGAATGGAAGCAGATATACAGAAATTCGCCCAAAATTTCACAGACACTTTTTTGCGTGGTGAATTTCAAAAAGAATGA
- a CDS encoding molybdopterin dinucleotide binding domain-containing protein codes for MPEGIPKEESLKNYLLGVKDGVPKTPEWAEKICRVPAEKIREIARNYANTKPAALIQGWAAQRQAFGEQFMRGGAQLACLTGNVGKLGGWAAGTGYWSRSDIVYPFSFENPVKASIPCFLWTKAVEKGIEMTEKDGLEGVERLTSNIKCIFNMAGNMLINQHSDINKTRALLEDDSKVEFIVVSDLFMTPSAKFADILLPGTTFFERWDIGVPWCFGDYVVLGEKTIDPLYECRDEYDVFAEVADKLGIKDKFTEGKTTFDLVKESVERTKKELDPNFPSFEEFRDKGVHHFKFDEPLVGFKEQIDDLEKKPFETPSGKIELFSKALWDMNQHDEIPAIAKYIPSWEGPEDPLTEKYPLQLIGWHYKRRCHSTYDNQSWLEESAKQEMWMNPLDAEKRGIKNGDRAKVFNERGTLEIDVKVTPRITPGVIGIPQGAWYTPDKDGLDQRGSLNVLTSQRPTPLAKANPQQTNLVEVKKA; via the coding sequence ATGCCAGAGGGTATTCCTAAAGAGGAATCATTAAAGAATTACTTGTTAGGTGTGAAAGATGGTGTCCCTAAAACACCGGAGTGGGCAGAAAAGATTTGTCGTGTGCCTGCCGAAAAAATCAGAGAAATTGCTCGTAACTATGCCAACACAAAGCCTGCAGCACTTATTCAAGGATGGGCAGCACAACGGCAGGCGTTTGGTGAACAGTTTATGAGAGGGGGAGCGCAGCTGGCTTGCTTAACAGGAAATGTCGGTAAGCTAGGTGGTTGGGCTGCAGGAACTGGGTATTGGAGTCGATCGGATATTGTGTATCCCTTTTCGTTTGAGAATCCAGTAAAAGCCTCCATTCCCTGTTTCTTATGGACAAAGGCAGTTGAAAAAGGAATTGAAATGACAGAAAAGGATGGATTAGAAGGTGTTGAACGGCTGACGTCCAACATCAAATGTATCTTTAACATGGCTGGAAATATGTTAATCAATCAACATTCAGATATTAACAAAACCCGTGCATTATTAGAAGATGATAGCAAAGTGGAATTTATTGTTGTAAGTGATCTATTTATGACTCCAAGTGCGAAGTTTGCTGATATTTTATTACCTGGAACCACCTTTTTTGAACGCTGGGATATCGGGGTCCCATGGTGCTTTGGAGATTATGTAGTCCTTGGGGAAAAGACAATCGATCCTTTATATGAATGTCGAGATGAGTATGATGTATTTGCTGAAGTGGCAGATAAGTTAGGGATCAAAGATAAATTCACCGAGGGAAAAACCACCTTTGATCTTGTGAAGGAAAGTGTGGAAAGAACAAAAAAAGAGTTAGATCCAAATTTCCCGAGTTTTGAAGAGTTTAGAGATAAAGGAGTGCATCACTTTAAGTTTGACGAACCACTTGTTGGCTTCAAAGAACAAATTGATGACCTTGAAAAAAAGCCATTTGAAACTCCTTCAGGAAAAATTGAATTATTTTCAAAGGCATTATGGGACATGAATCAGCACGATGAGATTCCTGCCATAGCAAAATATATTCCTTCATGGGAAGGTCCAGAAGATCCATTAACAGAAAAGTATCCTTTACAGCTAATCGGCTGGCATTATAAACGAAGATGTCACTCCACCTATGATAACCAATCATGGCTAGAGGAATCTGCAAAGCAGGAAATGTGGATGAATCCTTTGGATGCGGAGAAACGGGGAATAAAAAACGGAGACCGTGCAAAGGTATTCAATGAGCGAGGGACCTTGGAAATAGATGTAAAGGTTACTCCACGTATAACTCCAGGTGTGATAGGAATTCCGCAAGGGGCATGGTACACACCTGATAAAGATGGATTGGATCAACGGGGTTCATTAAATGTTCTTACATCTCAGAGGCCAACACCACTTGCAAAAGCAAACCCACAACAAACCAACCTTGTTGAAGTGAAGAAAGCATAA
- a CDS encoding cold-shock protein: MAFGRKNDEEIKLEETKIWECTSDACKCWIRDNFKSTEVPLCPICKSEMRQTTKELQVIHNHSKNFM; encoded by the coding sequence TTGGCATTTGGTAGAAAAAATGACGAAGAAATTAAATTAGAAGAAACGAAAATTTGGGAATGTACTTCTGATGCTTGTAAATGTTGGATTCGCGACAATTTTAAGAGTACTGAAGTACCCCTCTGTCCTATTTGTAAAAGTGAAATGAGACAAACGACGAAAGAACTACAGGTAATTCATAACCATAGTAAAAATTTTATGTGA
- a CDS encoding molybdopterin-dependent oxidoreductase, with translation MSENGPINKLLKNKMQRRTFLKWSSAIGIPVIAGGVGTKLLVDRQQKEEVANAKVEEKIVSTCSINNCGGRCVIKAHVKDGVVVRVSTDTQESGDLSTPPLRACVRGRNYRSLLYHPDRLKYPMKRVGKRGEGKFERITWDEAIETIATEVKRIGDHYGPESRYVNYASGQSWGLHGGKNAARKLLSLTGGFLNYRNDYSSGAGNVATPYTYGTNNSGSSFDSLLHSKYIILWGQNPSEMIFSTPYREYLMQAKKNGAKIIVIDPRYTDTAIAFADEWIPILPTTDNAMMDAMGYVIITENLHDQEFLE, from the coding sequence ATGTCTGAAAATGGCCCGATTAACAAACTTCTAAAAAATAAAATGCAGAGAAGAACATTTTTAAAATGGTCTAGTGCAATTGGAATTCCTGTTATAGCTGGAGGAGTAGGTACCAAATTGCTGGTGGACCGCCAACAAAAAGAGGAAGTAGCAAATGCAAAAGTAGAAGAAAAGATTGTTTCTACCTGCAGTATCAATAATTGCGGCGGACGCTGCGTCATTAAGGCGCATGTGAAAGATGGCGTAGTTGTTAGGGTTAGCACGGACACGCAGGAAAGTGGTGACTTATCCACCCCACCATTACGGGCTTGCGTTAGGGGAAGAAATTACCGAAGTTTGCTGTACCATCCTGACCGTTTAAAATATCCGATGAAGCGAGTTGGAAAAAGAGGAGAAGGAAAATTTGAAAGAATCACCTGGGATGAAGCAATCGAAACCATTGCAACAGAAGTGAAACGAATTGGCGACCATTACGGTCCAGAGTCAAGATATGTAAACTATGCATCCGGTCAGAGCTGGGGGTTACATGGGGGAAAAAATGCAGCCAGAAAGCTTTTATCACTTACTGGCGGCTTTTTAAATTACCGTAATGATTATAGTTCAGGGGCAGGAAATGTAGCGACCCCTTACACGTATGGTACAAACAATTCCGGCAGCAGTTTTGATTCACTCTTACACTCCAAATATATTATTCTGTGGGGACAAAATCCTTCAGAAATGATATTTTCAACCCCTTACAGAGAGTATTTGATGCAGGCAAAAAAAAATGGGGCAAAAATTATTGTTATTGATCCTAGATATACAGATACTGCTATAGCGTTCGCGGATGAATGGATTCCCATTCTCCCTACAACAGATAATGCCATGATGGATGCAATGGGTTACGTAATTATAACCGAAAACCTACATGATCAAGAATTCCTAGAATAA
- a CDS encoding NAD-dependent epimerase/dehydratase family protein — protein sequence MERVLVLGGTQFFGKLLVEKLLNENIAVTIATRGQSKDPFGEKVERLIIDREDRASLIHAFSERNWDVVYDQSCLSPQEAKDAAEALKGKVKRYIFTSTMAVYEYGDKHVEEDFDPFSFHFQFKTRRDYPGYLGYQEAKRAAEAYLFQETDFDVVAVRFPLVIGKDDYTNRLKFHVDRVLYRKPIGIKFPDAKYSFILSDEAAKFLLHMGRDVFTGPINPGCKDDISLRSILGKIEEITGESADITSELTKENSSPYGMDGSWSINTDRVNHLGYQFTDLNEVLDELIQYFMKVEIN from the coding sequence ATGGAACGAGTGCTGGTTTTAGGGGGAACACAATTTTTTGGGAAGTTGCTTGTGGAAAAGCTGCTTAACGAAAACATTGCTGTGACTATTGCGACAAGAGGACAATCGAAAGACCCTTTTGGAGAGAAAGTAGAAAGATTAATTATTGATCGTGAGGATCGGGCTTCACTTATCCATGCATTTAGTGAAAGGAATTGGGATGTTGTTTATGACCAATCGTGTCTTTCCCCGCAAGAAGCAAAGGATGCTGCGGAAGCACTGAAGGGGAAGGTAAAGAGGTATATTTTCACCTCAACTATGGCTGTTTATGAGTATGGGGACAAGCATGTAGAAGAAGATTTTGATCCATTCAGCTTTCACTTTCAATTTAAAACAAGAAGGGATTATCCAGGATATTTGGGATACCAGGAAGCAAAAAGGGCTGCAGAAGCTTATTTATTTCAAGAGACCGATTTTGATGTAGTGGCCGTTCGTTTTCCACTTGTCATAGGTAAAGACGATTATACGAATAGACTCAAGTTTCATGTAGACAGGGTCTTATACAGGAAGCCAATAGGCATTAAATTTCCGGATGCGAAATACAGTTTTATTCTTTCAGATGAAGCCGCTAAATTCCTTTTACATATGGGACGTGATGTGTTCACAGGACCTATTAATCCAGGGTGTAAGGACGATATTTCCTTAAGGAGTATTCTTGGCAAAATAGAGGAAATAACCGGGGAATCAGCAGACATAACTTCAGAATTAACAAAGGAAAATTCCTCACCATATGGTATGGATGGTTCTTGGTCGATTAATACTGACAGGGTGAACCATTTAGGATACCAATTTACTGATTTAAATGAGGTATTGGATGAACTAATTCAGTATTTTATGAAAGTTGAAATAAATTGA
- a CDS encoding DMSO/selenate family reductase complex B subunit, with the protein MAQLGFYINQSLCTGCKACSVSCKDKNNLDVGINFRRVYSYENGTFIQQQSKGLVQNVQAYYYSIACNHCTNPKCIPSCPTGAITKNKESGVVTIDQKVCQGAQLCVKACPYGAPQYNPKEFKSDKCDFCMNLQEKGEEPVCVSTCPMRAIEFGPVEKLRKKYGSISRIKGMPKASITHPNIVITPHKDAKL; encoded by the coding sequence TTGGCTCAATTAGGATTTTATATAAATCAAAGTCTTTGTACGGGGTGTAAAGCCTGTAGTGTCTCCTGTAAGGATAAAAACAATCTTGATGTTGGCATTAACTTCCGAAGAGTATACTCCTATGAAAATGGCACCTTTATACAACAGCAAAGCAAGGGGCTAGTTCAAAACGTACAAGCCTATTATTATTCTATTGCTTGTAATCATTGTACAAATCCAAAGTGCATTCCAAGCTGTCCTACGGGGGCCATTACGAAGAATAAAGAATCTGGAGTTGTTACGATTGATCAAAAGGTTTGTCAAGGTGCTCAATTATGTGTAAAAGCATGCCCATATGGAGCTCCACAATATAATCCAAAAGAATTTAAATCTGATAAATGTGATTTTTGCATGAATCTTCAAGAAAAAGGGGAGGAACCGGTTTGTGTTTCCACTTGTCCGATGAGAGCTATTGAATTTGGACCCGTAGAAAAGCTACGGAAAAAGTATGGAAGTATAAGTCGAATAAAAGGCATGCCAAAAGCGTCAATTACCCATCCAAATATTGTGATTACACCTCACAAGGATGCCAAATTGTAG
- the cspD gene encoding cold-shock protein CspD: MSNGKVKWFNAEKGFGFIEAEGGQDVFVHFSAIQSEGFKTLEEGQSVSFEIVEGARGPQASNVKTA; this comes from the coding sequence ATGAGTAACGGTAAAGTAAAATGGTTTAATGCAGAAAAAGGTTTTGGATTTATTGAAGCAGAAGGCGGTCAAGATGTATTTGTTCACTTTTCAGCTATCCAATCAGAAGGCTTTAAAACATTAGAAGAAGGCCAATCAGTTTCTTTTGAAATCGTGGAAGGCGCTCGCGGACCACAAGCTTCTAACGTAAAAACAGCTTAA
- a CDS encoding 4Fe-4S dicluster domain-containing protein, whose translation MSLIIHLLESMHRDLKITENCSRLSNLHSTCTFCVEACKKGALSLNPQSIEINHEGCNSCGECVIACPLSAIEGIVDSRDFFKGSLLYNESYTPTVKELLIYIKRGVKSIQTQNLPLNEPWKRVLTETNKVLEVVGEPVIEVVQKAQEEEKFSRRSFFTSLQREGKQLAKSMAPASWKLEVNQWKLANYYPEYQFYTILMDRKKCTLCQACITFCTQEVFQIINQTLQINHQKCVGCKACSDICSEDAIHIRTEVKKINEEYVGLYSKSCLNCGQSFFTFHPETLKCHVCKDRDPSWLSPYQ comes from the coding sequence ATGTCTCTAATCATTCATCTGCTTGAAAGTATGCATAGGGATTTGAAGATAACGGAGAATTGTTCCAGGCTAAGTAATCTTCACTCAACCTGCACTTTTTGTGTAGAGGCATGTAAAAAGGGGGCACTATCTCTTAATCCACAATCTATAGAAATCAATCATGAAGGATGTAACTCCTGTGGAGAGTGTGTGATTGCTTGTCCATTATCAGCAATCGAAGGAATTGTCGATTCAAGAGATTTTTTTAAAGGATCACTACTATATAACGAAAGCTACACCCCAACCGTAAAAGAATTATTAATATATATAAAAAGGGGAGTAAAGAGCATACAGACTCAAAACTTACCACTGAATGAACCGTGGAAAAGGGTACTAACTGAAACAAATAAGGTTCTAGAAGTTGTGGGTGAACCTGTAATAGAGGTAGTACAAAAGGCACAAGAAGAGGAGAAATTTTCGAGAAGGTCCTTTTTTACCTCTTTGCAACGAGAAGGGAAACAGTTAGCAAAAAGTATGGCACCAGCATCTTGGAAACTGGAAGTGAATCAGTGGAAACTCGCAAACTATTACCCTGAATATCAATTTTACACCATCCTGATGGATAGGAAAAAATGTACACTTTGCCAAGCTTGTATTACGTTTTGTACCCAAGAGGTATTCCAAATTATCAATCAAACGCTGCAAATAAACCATCAAAAATGTGTAGGATGTAAGGCATGTAGTGATATTTGTTCGGAGGATGCTATTCACATTAGAACAGAAGTAAAGAAAATAAATGAGGAGTATGTAGGGCTTTATTCAAAAAGTTGTTTAAATTGTGGACAGTCATTTTTTACCTTTCACCCTGAAACCTTGAAATGTCATGTGTGTAAGGATCGAGACCCTTCATGGTTAAGCCCATATCAATAA
- a CDS encoding DUF6509 family protein, with the protein MIPLNITGHEVEKLEDPFGLLSGDRYEFFIELDVEEEDELYSEKGVGLKLIYVSDENGDKITNYYFYERGSEKVLDFELEEDEEELVLAYCKENAE; encoded by the coding sequence ATGATTCCCTTGAATATTACAGGTCATGAAGTTGAAAAACTTGAAGATCCATTTGGTTTACTTTCAGGTGACCGATATGAATTTTTTATAGAACTTGATGTGGAAGAAGAGGACGAGCTATATTCCGAGAAGGGTGTAGGGTTAAAACTAATTTACGTTTCTGATGAAAATGGAGACAAGATTACTAACTATTATTTCTATGAGCGCGGAAGTGAAAAAGTTCTTGATTTCGAACTGGAAGAAGACGAAGAAGAGCTTGTCTTAGCCTATTGTAAAGAAAACGCAGAATAA
- the pfkB gene encoding 1-phosphofructokinase: MIYTLTLNPSVDYIVQLESFQLGELNRTVSEAKFPGGKGINVSRVLKQFGTKSKALGFIGGFTGTYIDQFLRREEIETDFVEVSEDTRINMKLKTGKESEINAKGPNISKDAFELLKSQIEKLDSKDLLVLAGSIPASLPKTTYEEIVKICKENGAQFVVDAEGDLLKKVLSYRPFLIKPNHHELGELFNTVISSVEEVVPYGQKLVDLGAKNVIVSLAGDGAVLINKDTVLFAEVPKGIVKNSVGAGDSMVAGFLAAYQSTSNIEEAFRYSVASGSATAFSLGLCTKEIVEELLPQVCIREIK; the protein is encoded by the coding sequence ATGATTTACACATTAACTTTAAATCCATCAGTTGACTATATTGTTCAACTTGAAAGTTTTCAACTAGGTGAATTGAACCGTACAGTAAGTGAAGCTAAGTTTCCAGGTGGGAAAGGGATAAATGTTTCTAGGGTTTTAAAACAATTTGGTACTAAAAGTAAAGCACTTGGTTTTATTGGTGGATTTACTGGTACCTACATTGACCAATTTCTTCGAAGAGAAGAAATAGAAACGGATTTTGTTGAGGTGTCAGAAGATACTCGAATTAATATGAAGCTAAAAACAGGAAAAGAATCAGAAATTAATGCAAAAGGACCAAACATATCAAAAGATGCTTTCGAACTTTTAAAATCCCAGATTGAAAAGTTGGATTCGAAAGATTTGTTGGTATTGGCTGGAAGCATCCCTGCCTCCTTACCAAAAACCACATATGAAGAAATAGTTAAAATCTGTAAAGAAAATGGGGCTCAATTTGTTGTTGATGCGGAAGGAGATCTTTTGAAAAAAGTCCTATCCTATCGACCATTCTTAATTAAACCTAATCACCACGAGTTAGGTGAACTGTTTAATACAGTGATTTCCAGCGTGGAGGAAGTCGTGCCCTATGGACAAAAACTGGTAGATTTGGGTGCAAAGAATGTAATTGTTTCTCTTGCAGGAGATGGAGCAGTTTTAATCAATAAGGATACTGTTTTATTTGCAGAGGTACCAAAAGGGATTGTGAAGAACTCAGTTGGTGCCGGGGATTCCATGGTGGCAGGATTTTTAGCTGCCTATCAATCTACTTCAAATATTGAAGAGGCATTTCGCTATAGTGTTGCTTCAGGAAGTGCAACCGCATTTTCATTAGGACTTTGTACAAAAGAAATAGTTGAAGAGCTGCTTCCACAAGTTTGTATAAGAGAGATAAAGTAG